In one Colletotrichum destructivum chromosome 2, complete sequence genomic region, the following are encoded:
- a CDS encoding Putative glycoside hydrolase, family 5, glycoside hydrolase superfamily, giving the protein MPVPDMFHKLNPGSPVRVWRWSSGRPQPGARVDDIEQPSTPPARGGVYLRSIDESATTDHGASTGLFFRKLSQSPSPSHPPTTHSGLTRRRTCHIGFVKLSQFRMFLILTLVFLGGYVHYLWKAEAALGVAWVPDPEARLFEQRPLLPPIKETSIDTYTLPLHTKGRDVVDEEGRRFKLLSVNWYGASDELNIPGGLDVQHRDVIAQTIRGLGFNSVRLPYSDEMVITNPPIPAELLAANPDLVGLKALDIFEACVTALTDAGIAVIVNNHITHSTWCCGADPCDAHWANDHLGPLCRIKQTEEDWIQHWEAIMLRFVDNPRVIGVDLRNEVRGVWGSMTWDKWATAAEKAGNRLLAMNKDWLVIVGGTESGNDLTGVAKRPVILDVPDRVVYSAHVYAWSGWGSLEGRYSKRSYASFVQSMRHNWAYLVEGDQSPVWVGEFGAPHRPNIGDANYWNNLMRYLKVIDADFGYWAVNPRKPKDNVKETYALVEDDWVTPVLDYRMKDMVEIMRA; this is encoded by the coding sequence ATGCCGGTACCCGATATGTTCCACAAGCTTAACCCCGGCTCGCCGGTCAGGGTTTGGCGCTGGAGCTCGGGACGTCCCCAACCTGGGGCGCGGGTTGATGACATCGAGCAACCGAGCACTCCGCCAGCCAGAGGCGGTGTCTACCTTCGGAGCATAGACGAATCTGCGACAACCGATCATGGAGCCTCCAccggcctcttcttccgcaagTTATCACAgtcaccatcaccgtcacaTCCTCCAACAACACACTCAGGTTTAACAAGAAGACGAACCTGCCACATCGGCTTCGTCAAGCTCTCGCAATTTAGAATGTTCCTCATCCTaaccctcgtcttcctcggcggctaCGTCCACTACCTATGGAAAGCAGaagccgccctcggcgtcgcctgGGTGCCCGATCCGGAGGCCAGACTGTTTGAGCAGCGGCcgctcctcccccccattAAGGAGACCAGCATCGACACCTACACGCTGCCGCTGCACACAAAGGgccgcgacgtcgtcgacgaggaggggcGCCGCTTCAAGCTCCTGTCAGTCAATTGGTACGGCGCCAGCGATGAGCTGAACATccccggcggcctcgacgttcAGCACCGCGACGTTATCGCCCAGACTATCCGCGGTCTGGGCTTCAACAGCGTGCGGCTCCCCTACAGCGACGAGATGGTCATCACCAACCCGCCCATCCccgccgagctgctcgccgcGAACccggacctcgtcggcctgaaagccctcgacatcttcgagGCCTGCGTGACGGCATTGAccgacgccggcatcgccgtcatcgtcaacaACCACATCACACACTCGACATGGTGCTGCGGTGCCGACCCCTGCGACGCCCACTGGGCCAACGATCACCTCGGCCCGTTGTGTCGTATCAAGCAGACCGAGGAGGACTGGATCCAGCACTGGGAGGCCATCATGCTACGTTTCGTCGACAACCCAcgcgtcatcggcgtcgacctgCGTAACGAGGTGCGCGGCGTATGGGGCTCGATGACCTGGGACAAGTgggccacggccgccgagaaggccggcaaCCGGCTTCTCGCGATGAACAAGGACTGGCTGGTCATAGTCGGCGGCACGGAATCCGGAAACGACCTCACCGGCGTCGCTAAGCGgcccgtcatcctcgacgtcccGGACCGCGTCGTGTACTCGGCGCACGTCTATGCCTGGTCCGGCTGGGGAAGCCTGGAGGGACGTTACTCCAAGCGCAGCTACGCGTCCTTCGTCCAGTCCATGAGGCACAACTGGGCTTACCTGGTCGAAGGCGACCAGTCGCCCGTGTGGGTTGGCGAGTTTGGCGCGCCGCACCGGCCCAACATTGGCGACGCCAACTACTGGAACAACCTGATGCGGTACCTCAAGGTGATCGACGCCGACTTTGGTTATTGGGCCGTCAACCCGCGCAAACCAAAGGACAATGTCAAGGAGACGtacgccctcgtcgaggacgactggGTCACGCCCGTGCTGGATTACAGGATGAAGGACATGGTCGAGATCATGCGGGCCTAG